In Bdellovibrionales bacterium, the following proteins share a genomic window:
- a CDS encoding glutamate synthase subunit beta, whose protein sequence is MGDIRGFLKYPRKGHTYRPVEERKRDWKEVEVKPPADSIQKQAGRCMDCGVPFCMSHNGCPLENLIPEWNNQFHAGDTLSAWQALEETNNFPEITGRLCPAPCETSCVAGKDGEPVTIRAIEQTLADLAIAKNWIKPLPPKKRFSQNIALIGSGPAGLTAGQQLNRLGYNVSIFEKSPQPGGLLRYGILNFKYEKSGLDVRIRQLESEGIKFRCGIEIGKDFSIDQLTSEFDVIGLTMGAEQPRDLIIPGRDLGGIHFAMEFLVQQNILNSGEKLAPDKMISAFNKNVIVIGGGDTGSDCVGTAIRQGAKSVLQLEVQPRPPLLRSTGTPWPQWPMKMRVSHAHEEGGERQWSILTQEFLGNDKAQVSGLRIMDAKTDGSGTEITNLSSELKADLVLIAIGFSGPRRQGILDKIGIELDAQNRPITNKTYQTSIPHIFAAGDVRRGQSLIVWAIAEGRKMAEAIDTYLQTDGIDRLSLTR, encoded by the coding sequence ATGGGTGATATTCGAGGTTTTCTCAAATATCCGAGAAAGGGCCATACCTACCGACCGGTAGAGGAGCGAAAAAGGGATTGGAAAGAGGTGGAGGTCAAACCTCCGGCTGATAGCATTCAAAAACAAGCAGGCCGGTGCATGGACTGCGGTGTTCCCTTTTGCATGAGCCACAACGGTTGTCCGCTCGAGAACTTGATTCCTGAATGGAATAATCAGTTTCACGCGGGAGACACTCTTTCTGCTTGGCAGGCGCTGGAGGAGACAAATAATTTTCCAGAAATAACCGGACGTCTCTGCCCCGCACCCTGCGAAACATCATGTGTTGCTGGAAAAGACGGTGAACCCGTTACAATTCGGGCCATCGAACAAACTCTTGCCGATTTAGCGATAGCAAAAAACTGGATAAAGCCTTTACCACCAAAAAAGCGCTTTTCTCAAAATATTGCTCTGATCGGATCAGGCCCAGCGGGCTTGACTGCCGGCCAACAACTCAACCGCCTCGGATACAATGTCAGTATTTTCGAGAAATCCCCCCAGCCAGGTGGACTTCTTCGTTACGGCATTCTTAATTTTAAATATGAAAAATCAGGACTGGACGTGAGAATCCGCCAGTTGGAATCTGAGGGAATCAAATTTCGCTGTGGCATTGAAATTGGCAAGGATTTCTCAATTGACCAACTCACCTCCGAGTTTGATGTAATTGGCCTGACCATGGGAGCGGAACAGCCAAGAGATCTGATCATACCTGGTCGCGATCTCGGTGGAATTCATTTCGCCATGGAATTCTTAGTTCAGCAAAATATCCTCAACTCCGGAGAAAAACTGGCTCCCGACAAAATGATTTCTGCATTCAATAAAAACGTGATTGTCATCGGCGGAGGAGATACCGGCTCAGATTGCGTTGGGACCGCAATACGTCAGGGAGCAAAGAGCGTTCTTCAACTAGAGGTGCAACCTCGCCCCCCGCTTTTGCGGAGCACTGGGACCCCCTGGCCTCAGTGGCCCATGAAAATGAGAGTTTCACACGCTCACGAGGAAGGGGGAGAAAGACAGTGGTCGATTCTCACTCAGGAGTTTCTCGGCAATGACAAGGCTCAGGTCTCTGGACTGCGAATCATGGATGCAAAAACAGATGGAAGTGGCACCGAAATAACCAATTTGAGTTCTGAACTCAAAGCTGACTTGGTTTTAATTGCGATCGGCTTTAGTGGTCCTCGGCGACAAGGAATACTAGATAAAATAGGCATTGAGCTTGATGCACAAAACCGCCCCATCACAAATAAGACCTACCAAACATCAATTCCGCACATTTTTGCGGCAGGTGATGTTCGCCGAGGACAATCGCTGATCGTTTGGGCTATCGCTGAAGGCAGGAAAATGGCTGAAGCCATCGATACCTACCTCCAAACAGACGGAATAGATCGCCTGAGCCTGACTCGCTAA
- a CDS encoding MipA/OmpV family protein — MDLIRFFSRRIPFTVWLFVCCFNSSADIRDHESQLPLYEIGLAGATFFMSDYPAAEQGKLRALAVPYVFYRGKVLRADDEGGIRGRLVDREKVEFDLSASAGFPADSGDNQARRGMPDIDWIGEVGPRLRVHIFDQGKHRLNFNLPVRYVFSTDFTRADDRGYLFQPELEYRNSNIFDEDLEGTILLSMIFASDQLMDYFYEVPAEHSRPDRPSFQAHGGYLGTSLTLGASREMTEDTRFFVGVKMDYFGFSRNDHSPLFRDPLNLTFALGFSYRLLESEDRAGTRM; from the coding sequence TTGGATTTGATTCGTTTTTTTTCAAGGCGAATCCCTTTCACTGTTTGGCTGTTTGTCTGTTGTTTCAATAGCAGTGCAGATATACGTGATCATGAAAGTCAGTTGCCTCTCTACGAGATTGGATTGGCCGGAGCCACTTTTTTTATGTCAGATTATCCAGCGGCAGAGCAGGGAAAATTGCGGGCCCTGGCGGTTCCCTATGTCTTTTATCGGGGTAAGGTTTTAAGGGCAGATGATGAGGGTGGAATTCGTGGGCGCCTCGTGGATCGCGAAAAAGTTGAATTTGACCTGAGTGCTTCAGCCGGATTCCCAGCCGATAGCGGTGATAATCAGGCCCGAAGGGGAATGCCCGACATTGATTGGATCGGAGAGGTAGGGCCGCGACTGAGAGTACACATTTTCGACCAAGGAAAACACCGGCTTAATTTTAATCTTCCTGTTCGCTACGTATTTTCTACTGATTTTACACGAGCTGATGACCGAGGTTATTTATTTCAACCGGAGCTTGAATATCGCAATAGCAATATTTTTGATGAAGATTTGGAAGGAACGATTCTCCTTTCAATGATTTTTGCAAGCGATCAGTTGATGGATTACTTTTATGAGGTTCCGGCCGAACACTCGCGCCCTGATCGTCCGTCTTTTCAAGCACACGGGGGCTATTTAGGCACCTCTTTGACCCTCGGTGCTTCACGTGAAATGACAGAAGACACAAGGTTTTTTGTTGGTGTAAAAATGGACTATTTTGGCTTTTCTAGAAATGATCACAGTCCCCTATTTAGGGATCCTCTTAATTTGACCTTTGCCTTAGGTTTTAGTTATCGCCTCCTGGAGTCGGAAGACCGAGCTGGAACACGAATGTAG
- the hutU gene encoding urocanate hydratase — MVKRIIRSPHGSQLNCKGWLQEAAYRMIQNNLDSEVAEYPDELIVYGGRGKAARDWLSYDRILLALKELESDETLIIQSGKPIGTIKTHEDAPRVLLANSNLVPKWATWEVFDELERKGLMMYGQMTAGSWIYIGSQGIVQGTFETFVEAGRRHFSGDLRGRTILTAGLGGMGGAQPLAGVFAGANVLAVEVDPARIQKRLDTRYIDEVAEGIDDALERVARYRKEGVARSVALLGNMATVIRELNERGFLPDLLTDQTSAHDPLNGYIPEGHSISEAAQLRKSHPQLYLEKAKASIVAHVQGMLLMQKRGAVTFDYGNNIRAVAFEGGEKDAFKIPGFVPEYIRPLFCRGSGPFRWVALSGDPKDIQVTDDALRELFPHKKNLLRWLDMAEKRIAFQGLPARICWLEYGERSLAGLRFNELVATGKVRAPIVIGRDHLDCGSVASPNRETEGMKDGSDMVGDWPILNALVNTACGATWVSFHQGGGVGMGYSLHAGQVIVADGTAAAARRLERVLNADPAMGLFRHIDAGYNDAAAMARERGVKSFWI, encoded by the coding sequence ATGGTAAAGCGTATCATCAGATCACCTCACGGATCTCAGCTGAATTGTAAGGGTTGGTTGCAAGAAGCTGCTTACCGAATGATTCAAAATAATCTTGATTCGGAGGTGGCAGAGTATCCTGATGAATTGATTGTCTACGGAGGGCGGGGCAAGGCAGCCCGGGATTGGCTGTCTTACGATCGCATTTTGCTGGCCTTGAAGGAGTTAGAATCTGATGAGACTCTCATCATCCAATCTGGAAAGCCGATTGGCACGATCAAAACCCATGAGGATGCGCCGAGGGTGCTTTTAGCAAACTCCAATCTCGTGCCCAAATGGGCGACTTGGGAGGTTTTTGACGAGCTCGAAAGAAAAGGTCTCATGATGTATGGGCAGATGACGGCCGGATCATGGATTTATATTGGGTCTCAGGGGATCGTTCAGGGAACTTTTGAAACATTTGTTGAAGCAGGGCGAAGGCATTTCTCTGGTGATTTGCGAGGACGAACGATTCTGACGGCAGGACTTGGAGGAATGGGTGGTGCTCAACCGCTCGCCGGCGTTTTTGCTGGTGCCAATGTTCTTGCTGTTGAGGTTGATCCCGCTCGCATTCAAAAGCGACTTGATACAAGGTACATCGATGAAGTGGCCGAAGGCATTGATGATGCGCTTGAGCGTGTGGCTCGCTATCGCAAAGAGGGAGTTGCCAGAAGTGTGGCTCTATTGGGCAACATGGCGACGGTGATCAGGGAGTTAAATGAGCGAGGTTTTCTACCCGATCTCCTGACCGATCAGACTTCTGCTCATGACCCCTTGAACGGATATATTCCGGAGGGACACTCGATTTCTGAGGCCGCTCAATTGCGAAAATCTCATCCTCAACTGTATTTGGAAAAAGCAAAGGCCTCTATTGTGGCTCATGTGCAGGGAATGCTTTTGATGCAAAAGCGCGGAGCTGTTACCTTTGACTATGGGAATAATATAAGGGCAGTGGCTTTTGAGGGTGGAGAGAAAGATGCATTCAAAATACCCGGTTTTGTTCCTGAGTATATTCGCCCCTTGTTTTGTCGGGGCAGTGGACCTTTTCGTTGGGTGGCGCTGAGTGGCGATCCCAAAGATATTCAAGTCACAGATGATGCACTTCGAGAATTGTTTCCTCACAAAAAAAATCTCTTGCGCTGGCTTGATATGGCAGAAAAGCGGATCGCTTTTCAGGGATTGCCGGCTCGCATTTGTTGGCTTGAATACGGCGAAAGATCTTTGGCAGGTCTTAGGTTTAACGAACTCGTTGCGACGGGAAAGGTGAGAGCTCCAATTGTGATTGGTCGCGATCATCTTGACTGCGGTTCTGTGGCGAGTCCTAACCGTGAAACAGAAGGTATGAAGGACGGCTCTGATATGGTTGGCGATTGGCCGATTTTAAATGCCCTCGTGAACACCGCTTGCGGTGCAACTTGGGTGAGTTTTCATCAGGGTGGTGGAGTTGGTATGGGCTACAGTCTTCACGCGGGACAGGTGATTGTCGCCGATGGAACGGCTGCAGCGGCACGGCGCTTGGAGCGAGTCTTGAACGCAGATCCGGCCATGGGACTATTTCGTCATATAGATGCGGGCTACAATGATGCCGCTGCCATGGCACGAGAACGGGGAGTGAAATCTTTTTGGATTTGA